GAAAACTTTGAAGAAACCATAAAAACCAAACCGAAAGCGTATGTGCTTTTTTATGCATCGTGGTGTCCCCATTCGCAGCGGTTTTTGCCCATCTTTAAAGCCTACGCCAAAACCAACCCCCAAGAGTGCTTGGCGGTCATGGTTGACTTCAAAGCGGAGCTCTGCGACAAATACAGCATCAACTATTACCCAACGGTGTTGCTGTTCAAGGAGGGTAATGTGGAAAAACGTCTAGATGCTAGCCCGGGGTTAGGGTTAACTAAAGAGCAGTTGACCGATTTGACCTCCACTGCTTAACCGACCACTCGGGACTTTTGGATTCTATGTCGAGGGATTTTTGGGGTCACCTCGGCGGGAAGTATACGACGGTAGATTACGTTGGTTATGGGGTTTTGCTCTGGCTTCTTTTCGTGGCTTTTACATGAAGCGACGTTTTGATCTTGGTTTATTTTGCAGGTGTGAATCGTCTTGAATTTAACTTGCTCTAAGGCATCGTTGACGCGAAGCCACACATCATGTTCCCCTTGGTTAGGTGCCTCTGTGGCGAGGTCCAAGCAGAAGCCGCCTGTACAATGCACATATTCTTTGATGGTACGGTGAGGCGGCACAAGAAACATGATTTTTATGCTATTATGTTTACATTCCCAACATGTTTTCGCCATGCGTTTCGCCCTGTTTTCGTTTTCTTGCTTGAACTGCATGGAAAAAAAGAGTTTTTGAGAAACCAAATTTGCCCGCTGGGTCAACGCTAATTCGCCAATATAGGAAGCAGGCTAAACAAGTTTGTTAATTCCGCTTCGTTCATGACAAGCAGAGCCTAACCTATTGTTTTGTCAATAGGTCATGGTATTCTTTGTTTATTTGTTCATGTCTCTGGATGAGTGTGTTGTGGATTTTGCGCCAGTCCTCAGCAATGTTTACCCACATTGGACCGCCGATGACGCTTTTCTTGACGTATTCGTCGAGGGCTGGTGCCCGTTTTATGGCGCGTTTGTTCCAGTCGACATTGATTAGGCCAGAGCGCCGCAGATATTGCAAGTTGCGGGCTATCTGGTTGTTGCTTATGGGGTAGGCGATGACGCTTTTGAGGTCCTCAGTTAAAGATTCAACAGAGAATTCATCGTCTCCGCGGAGGCTGATGGTAGCAATCATATCTTGCATGAGCTTCGCGGTTTTGGTTACGTAGAGCGTCCGTTTAGGAACTAATACCTGTTCGAGACGGTAGGCGTTGCGTTTGTAGAACCAGTTCTTGACTAACTCGGTAACTGCCAAGTAGGAAACTAACAGAACCGCCAAAAGCGCATAGAATAGCAACGGAGGCTGAACGAAACCAAAGATTTCACCCAACATCGTAAAGGGCACCAGCAAAGCAAACGCAACAATGGCAATGCTGCTGATGACAAGGTACTTGCTGGGTTTGCTCTTCCAGAAGGGGGTGCGGCGGGTTCGGATGACGAAAACTACCAGTACCTGCGAGACGAGGGATTCAGTGAACCAAGCGGTTTGGAATAATTGCTCAGGATAATGCGGATTAGCGGCTAAGAGCGCTGCGGGTATTATGGGTAGGAACACAAAGAGCATAGTGAAGAACGTTAGGAAGTCAAATAGTGAACTAACAGGCCCAAGCGAAACCATGAATCGCCTAATGAATGAGATATCCCAGCGTTTGGGTCGCTCAACGTATTCCTCGTCTACCTTGTCGGTGGTGATTGTGGACTGGGACATGTCGTAGAGCAGGTTGTTTAACAGGATTTGTACAGGCAACATGGGCAAGAAAGGCAAAAACAGAGATGCCCCTGCGACGCTAAACATGTTACCAAAGTTGCTGCTAACGCCGAGTTGGACGTATTTCATGGTGTTGCCGAAGGTTTTGCGTCCTTCCAGTACTCCCTTTGCTAAGACTGTAAGGTCGTTTTGGGACAAGATGATGTCGGCGGATTCCCGTGCAACGTCAACTGCATTATCTACGGAGACACCTACGTCAGCTGTTTTCAGTGATGGAGCATCGTTGATGCCGTCGCCCATGTAGCCCACGACGTGTCCGTTGCGTTTGAGCAGGGCGATTATGCGGTCTTTTTGTACGGGGTTGACGCGGCAGAATACGTTAGCTTCCTCAACAACCGCTGTGAGTGCTTCATCGGACATGTTGGCGATGTCATTGCCCACCGCGATGCCTTTTATTTCGAAGCCTAAAACGTCGCAGACTTTTCGGGTGACCAATTCGTTGTCGCCGGTGAGGATTTTGAGTTCGATGCCCGCTTTAGTCAGTAACTGTATGGATTCTTTGGCGGTTTCTTTAGGCGGATCCAAGAAGGCAACAAACCCTAAGAACACCATGTCGCTTTCGTCGTTAATCGAGTAAACTGCCTTGTCCTCTTTGAGCCGCTTATAGGCGATACCTAAAACGCGAAGACCCTCAGCGCTGTAATCTTGATATTTCAACTCGATTTTTCGGCGCATCTCATCCGTTAGGTCAGCGACGGTTCGGCGTAACTCGTAGTAGGAGCAGACTTTGAGGATTTCTTCAGGAGCGCCTTTGGCAATGAAGTAGCGTTGCTTGTTTAGTTCTACAACGACGGAGACCCGGCGACGGATAAAGTCGAAGGGGACCTCATCGATTTTTTGGTAGTTGGAGACGTCTACTTCTTTGTGTTTGAGGATAGCTTCGTCTAGGGGGCTTTTGAGGCCTGTTTGGAAGTTGCTGTTAAGGAACGAGTTGAGGAAGACTTTTTCATCTTCTTCGCCTTCGAGGTCAACGTTTAGGATAAGCTTGATTTTGTTCTCAGTGAGGGTACCTGTTTTGTCAGTGCAGAGCACGTTCATGCTGCCAAAGTTCTCAATAGCTGACAGCCGTTTGACGATTACGCCTTTTTTAGACATCGCCATGGCGCCGCGGGACAGGTTAATGGTGATAATCATGGGTAACAGTTCAGGAGTTAACCCCACTGCGAGCGCCACCGCAAAGAGCAGTGCCTGCACTACGCCATTTGTGGTGGGGTTGCGCAGTGAGATGATGAAGAACACAAACATGACAAGCAAGAAGGTGACTTGCATGATGAGAAAGCCAAAGTTGCGGACGCCCCGTTCAAATTCGGTTTCGGGTGCTTTCTCGATTAGTTTTTTGGCGATTTTGCCATATTCAGTGGCGCTGCCAGTTTTCACAACCACCGCAGTTGCGGAGCCGCTGACAATGGAGGTGCCCATAAAACAGTAATTGCTCCAGTCAACCATACCGCCGCCTTTACCCTTGAGGGCTCCAGAGATTTTTTCTACAGGAAAAGATTCACCAGTCAAAGCAGATTGATTAACGAAAAGGTCTTTCGCGGCGATAATGCGCGAGTCTGCAGGGGTGATGTCGCCCGCGGAGAGGAAAATGACGTCGCCGGGGACAATTTCGGGGAGTTTGATTTCTTGTTTGGTGCCGTCGCGTAAGACCGTGGCGGTGGTGGTGACTTTTTGTTTTAGGAGTTCTGCGGCTTTTTCAGCTTTAGACTCCTGGTAGTAGTCCAAGATTACGCTGATGAAAATGATTGTTAAGATTATGCCTGTGTTGGCTAATTCGCCTAATGCGCCTGTTATTCCAGCCGCAACAAGCAGGATGATGACAAGGGGACTTTTGAAGTGGAGTATGAATTCTTTGATGGCGGAGTGCTTGTGTGCTTTTGCTAACTCGTTGGGTCCGTATACTTCGAGGCGTTCGGTGGCTTGCTGGGCGCTTAAGCCTTGTGCTGAGGTTTGTAGGCGGCTTAAGAGTTGCTCCGCTGGTAGAGTTACGATTTCCTCCGATGTCAGCGTAGGCTGCAGGGGGGCAACTGCTGCATTGTATGAACCGTTGCCGTTTGGTTCCTTTGCCATGAACGCTCCCGCCTTAAACCGTACAATAACACGTTGCCTTTAAAGGAGTTTCTCACCAGTCGCACATTAACCCACCAAAAACGTATGCATAGAGAGTGCTGCTTGTGGCTACCCTTTTTGGTGGCAATCCATGCAGACAGCCACGATTTTCACGTGTTCTAGGCGCTGCTGCATACCCATCAATCCTTCAGCAAGCACAGAAACGTAGCCGATGGGTTTTCCGCATTTTTGACAACAAATAGGCTGCGTGTTACCCATATTCTGTCACAAAAAAGAAGGAGGAAAAACGGCTCTTATAAGGTGAACTATAAAATTGGTCACCGATGAGTTATTCATGCCCTGCGTGACCTAATGTATCTATCAGTCAAGCCTGCTACAAGGCAGAAACTTGCGAAAAAACCAAATGAAAGATTCATCAATAGAAGAAATATGTCAGCCTCAATGTAGCCTCCTTGCATTAGCGCATTGGAAAGAAAAGCAACAAAACCACTGCACAGCAGCGAAGCGATGATTATGGCGGAACCTAACCAAGGTCGTGACCCTCCTTTTGTTGGTCGTACAGACATTCGGGCGGCTATTATCCCTATGAGTGAACCCAAAATGAAACCTGCTATAGCGCCTCCAGTCATAAATTGCCAGAGCAAGCGGTAGCGTCCCAGCCAAGTCAGGAATATAAAAAAGAAGCCAACTGTTGCGGAAAGACCTAGCCATGG
The DNA window shown above is from Candidatus Bathyarchaeota archaeon and carries:
- a CDS encoding protein disulfide isomerase family protein encodes the protein MKEDTENFEETIKTKPKAYVLFYASWCPHSQRFLPIFKAYAKTNPQECLAVMVDFKAELCDKYSINYYPTVLLFKEGNVEKRLDASPGLGLTKEQLTDLTSTA
- the mgtA gene encoding magnesium-translocating P-type ATPase — its product is MAKEPNGNGSYNAAVAPLQPTLTSEEIVTLPAEQLLSRLQTSAQGLSAQQATERLEVYGPNELAKAHKHSAIKEFILHFKSPLVIILLVAAGITGALGELANTGIILTIIFISVILDYYQESKAEKAAELLKQKVTTTATVLRDGTKQEIKLPEIVPGDVIFLSAGDITPADSRIIAAKDLFVNQSALTGESFPVEKISGALKGKGGGMVDWSNYCFMGTSIVSGSATAVVVKTGSATEYGKIAKKLIEKAPETEFERGVRNFGFLIMQVTFLLVMFVFFIISLRNPTTNGVVQALLFAVALAVGLTPELLPMIITINLSRGAMAMSKKGVIVKRLSAIENFGSMNVLCTDKTGTLTENKIKLILNVDLEGEEDEKVFLNSFLNSNFQTGLKSPLDEAILKHKEVDVSNYQKIDEVPFDFIRRRVSVVVELNKQRYFIAKGAPEEILKVCSYYELRRTVADLTDEMRRKIELKYQDYSAEGLRVLGIAYKRLKEDKAVYSINDESDMVFLGFVAFLDPPKETAKESIQLLTKAGIELKILTGDNELVTRKVCDVLGFEIKGIAVGNDIANMSDEALTAVVEEANVFCRVNPVQKDRIIALLKRNGHVVGYMGDGINDAPSLKTADVGVSVDNAVDVARESADIILSQNDLTVLAKGVLEGRKTFGNTMKYVQLGVSSNFGNMFSVAGASLFLPFLPMLPVQILLNNLLYDMSQSTITTDKVDEEYVERPKRWDISFIRRFMVSLGPVSSLFDFLTFFTMLFVFLPIIPAALLAANPHYPEQLFQTAWFTESLVSQVLVVFVIRTRRTPFWKSKPSKYLVISSIAIVAFALLVPFTMLGEIFGFVQPPLLFYALLAVLLVSYLAVTELVKNWFYKRNAYRLEQVLVPKRTLYVTKTAKLMQDMIATISLRGDDEFSVESLTEDLKSVIAYPISNNQIARNLQYLRRSGLINVDWNKRAIKRAPALDEYVKKSVIGGPMWVNIAEDWRKIHNTLIQRHEQINKEYHDLLTKQ